The Spirosoma radiotolerans genome has a window encoding:
- a CDS encoding SusD/RagB family nutrient-binding outer membrane lipoprotein → MKPYTKRYTLLILTAFVMSLLSSCKDYFDLNSNPNLISNPPLASSLSTTTQKTGLNSQRVANITSYFVQYLASPGTASPTDTYQSTDYTGTWDYVYFGMADLYDMKKNAQEQGASEYVGVADVMLAYHLTLIADMFGDAPFSDAFTGTTLTPKYDTGQTLYSTALTLLNEGITELAKTDSKLKLSAPNDLIHKGSTAAWTKTAYMLKARMLTKVSKQGTYKAADVLDAVSKSYASNADDAQMATFQLRNPWAQIARDNANLLLDGWLSAQLINQLNGTTYGVFDPRIEKITDKTVNNDYKGTVNGQGNVGAANTIKDENYISLNSPLTGDASPLLIATYAELKFIEAEAAFRAGDKTRAYTAYLAGIQANMDKYGVAAAARDAYLANPVVAVGATALTIDLIFKEKYVATYLNPEAWNDARRYDYQYKGFKLPANAALPTFIRRAAYPSGEISKNGINVPTEATLSEPLWWDKK, encoded by the coding sequence ATGAAACCATACACAAAACGATATACATTACTGATTCTGACGGCGTTCGTGATGAGCCTGCTGAGCAGTTGTAAGGATTATTTCGATCTCAACAGCAATCCAAACCTGATATCGAACCCACCGTTGGCGTCGTCCCTATCGACCACGACCCAGAAGACCGGTTTAAATTCGCAGCGGGTAGCTAATATTACGTCTTACTTCGTGCAGTATCTGGCTAGCCCAGGTACGGCCAGCCCGACCGATACTTACCAGAGCACGGATTATACGGGCACCTGGGATTATGTTTATTTTGGCATGGCCGATTTGTACGACATGAAAAAAAATGCGCAGGAACAGGGCGCATCGGAGTATGTGGGCGTAGCAGATGTCATGTTAGCCTACCACCTGACGCTCATTGCGGATATGTTTGGCGACGCGCCATTTTCAGATGCGTTTACCGGCACTACCCTCACACCCAAGTACGATACAGGGCAAACGTTGTATTCGACGGCGCTTACCTTGCTCAACGAGGGAATTACGGAACTCGCCAAAACGGATTCGAAACTTAAATTAAGTGCGCCCAACGACCTGATTCATAAAGGCAGTACGGCCGCCTGGACAAAAACAGCCTACATGCTGAAAGCCCGGATGCTCACGAAAGTATCGAAGCAGGGTACCTACAAAGCAGCCGACGTACTCGATGCGGTATCGAAATCATACGCGTCGAATGCCGATGACGCCCAGATGGCCACGTTTCAGTTGCGGAACCCCTGGGCGCAAATAGCCCGCGACAATGCCAATTTATTGCTCGATGGCTGGCTTTCGGCGCAGTTAATCAATCAATTAAATGGCACGACGTATGGGGTTTTTGATCCACGAATTGAGAAGATCACGGATAAAACCGTCAATAACGATTATAAAGGAACCGTAAATGGCCAGGGCAATGTGGGGGCGGCCAACACCATAAAAGACGAAAATTACATTTCGCTCAATTCGCCCCTTACCGGCGATGCATCACCCCTGCTGATTGCGACCTACGCGGAGTTGAAGTTTATCGAGGCCGAAGCGGCTTTTAGAGCGGGGGATAAGACCCGTGCGTATACTGCTTATTTAGCCGGGATTCAGGCGAATATGGATAAATACGGCGTTGCTGCTGCTGCCCGGGATGCCTATCTGGCCAATCCGGTGGTGGCTGTCGGTGCAACGGCGCTAACGATTGATCTTATCTTTAAGGAAAAGTACGTGGCCACCTACCTCAATCCAGAAGCCTGGAATGACGCACGTCGGTATGATTATCAGTACAAAGGGTTTAAATTACCCGCAAATGCGGCCCTTCCTACGTTCATTCGGCGGGCAGCGTACCCAAGTGGGGAAATCTCCAAAAATGGCATTAACGTACCAACGGAAGCTACGTTGTCAGAACCGCTCTGGTGGGATAAAAAATAA
- a CDS encoding SGNH/GDSL hydrolase family protein, whose amino-acid sequence MTYLLLLVSQLVSWCFAQSPFPANVRRVVFIGNSITYAGAYVVDIDAYFTTHYSQQAPEFINVGLPSETVSGLSEEGHADGKFPRPDLHTRLARVLALTKPDLVFACYGMNDGIYLPFDESRFQKFKEGINWLHEEVIKSGAKIIHLTPPIFDELKGGHPGYAAVLDRYTDWLLAQKTASTWDVIDIHYPMKQYLDAHRKVDSSFAIDGFALAEDGVHPGAVGHWIIAKSILLGLGEKAVAKAPTVAAAIGPIPNTAQIISLVTDRQNIMKDAWLTTAGHDRPGMKTGLPLKEAKVKAASIDAQIKALIH is encoded by the coding sequence ATGACTTACCTTCTCCTGTTAGTCAGCCAGTTAGTTAGTTGGTGTTTCGCTCAATCTCCGTTCCCGGCCAACGTCCGCCGGGTTGTTTTTATCGGCAATAGCATCACCTATGCGGGTGCTTACGTTGTGGATATCGACGCTTATTTTACAACGCATTACTCGCAACAAGCGCCTGAATTTATTAATGTCGGGCTGCCGAGTGAGACCGTTTCCGGCCTATCGGAAGAGGGCCACGCAGACGGAAAATTCCCTCGCCCCGACCTGCACACACGGCTCGCCAGGGTGCTGGCGCTCACTAAGCCCGATCTGGTTTTCGCCTGTTACGGCATGAACGATGGTATCTATTTACCCTTTGACGAAAGCCGGTTCCAAAAATTTAAGGAGGGTATAAACTGGCTGCATGAAGAAGTGATTAAGTCGGGAGCTAAAATCATTCACCTGACGCCACCTATTTTCGACGAACTGAAAGGTGGTCATCCGGGCTACGCGGCTGTCCTGGATCGCTACACGGATTGGTTATTGGCCCAAAAAACAGCCTCAACCTGGGATGTCATTGATATTCATTATCCAATGAAGCAATATCTGGACGCCCACCGAAAAGTCGATTCCAGTTTTGCTATTGACGGTTTTGCTCTGGCCGAAGACGGCGTTCATCCGGGTGCCGTTGGGCATTGGATTATAGCCAAAAGTATTCTGCTGGGACTGGGAGAAAAAGCCGTGGCAAAGGCGCCCACCGTAGCAGCCGCAATAGGACCGATACCTAATACCGCACAAATTATTTCGCTGGTAACGGATCGTCAGAACATTATGAAAGACGCCTGGCTCACCACGGCCGGGCACGACCGCCCGGGTATGAAAACAGGCTTACCGCTGAAGGAAGCCAAAGTGAAAGCCGCCAGCATCGACGCCCAGATCAAGGCACTTATCCATTAG
- a CDS encoding SusC/RagA family TonB-linked outer membrane protein — protein MKKILQVCTVLTLLLSSSLVMAQQAEVSGIVSTDGDGTVLPGVNVSVKGTTTGTLTNADGRYSLRVNSEKAILVFSYIGYENQEVAVGSRQSINVALKQDNKVLNEVVVTALGISREKKALGYAAQSVNSEQLVQNHQTNLVNALQGKVAGVTISSTGGAPGQGARILIRGINSIDATRDNQPLFVIDGVLLDNSTSTGTTNSGADGRGMTNRAADINPDDVETINILKGGAATALYGLRGANGVVVITTKSGKAGALRANYSGTYGFENVNKYPEVQDKYTIGWQGQYDPHSFWPSFGPTVADAIKIDPTHPAKLYNQFKDAYNTGKQFQNNLSFSGGTDKINFLSSISHLTQDGIIPFTNYGKLSVRLNTNVKFSDKFSTGVNLNYINSGGDRYNAGRYSELLSYWSPRYDVRDYLKPDGTMNTYSGDNANPIYTAMTNKFRDNVNRLIGGVNFVYSPLSWLTLNYRAGLDTYSDDRLGTGPGPTGLTGEYISEDNGLGFINQYHTNFRAITSTFAASATHKFGSDFNTTLRVGHDLYDRKIRGFGAEGTELTVYNYFDLRNAKTVVPTQSAEDYRLMGIFGELTMDYKDYLYLTLTGRNDITSSLQAPNNSFFYPSVSLGYLFSQQFKLPQFISLGKLRASYAKIGKDAAPYSTATGYGSYQSLPSGLTGFTRGYLLGNPSLRPEFTDTFEGGLEMSFLNNRLGLDLTYYNSTSKDQIIQVNVSSGTGYEKAAINSGQMRNQGIELILRGTPVRKGKLSWDVNLNFSANRNKILSIREGLTEISYATEYGYANSTVTMKLVPGLAYGNLYGRSYQRYYANAGEDNATTVDKSRPIVIGANGFPVIDTKQRLLGNTQPKWIGGLTNTVRYGNFTLTALMDARVGQDRYNQMGNFFSAFGIAKYTEDRNDIKVFDGVLADGTKNTKAVWLGQGKGPDGVDYGNGFYRNVHRGVSENFIEDASWVRIRSVGLSYNLPTSILKKSFVKSARVGVTGNNLALWTKYTGYDPEATTTNSGSNIDGFSGFTYPAVRSFLFTLNVGF, from the coding sequence ATGAAGAAAATCTTACAGGTCTGCACGGTGCTGACTTTGCTACTCAGTTCATCGCTTGTTATGGCACAACAGGCCGAAGTAAGTGGAATTGTTTCTACGGATGGAGATGGTACTGTCTTGCCTGGCGTGAATGTATCTGTGAAGGGCACCACAACCGGCACCTTGACGAATGCTGACGGGCGTTATAGTCTCCGGGTGAATTCAGAGAAGGCTATATTGGTGTTCAGCTACATTGGGTATGAAAACCAGGAGGTTGCCGTTGGCAGCCGCCAGAGTATCAATGTAGCGTTAAAGCAGGACAACAAAGTGTTGAATGAAGTGGTCGTGACCGCCCTGGGGATCAGTCGCGAAAAGAAAGCACTTGGCTATGCTGCACAAAGTGTTAACTCGGAGCAGCTTGTGCAAAATCATCAGACGAACCTGGTTAATGCGCTCCAGGGGAAAGTAGCCGGGGTAACCATCTCCAGCACGGGCGGTGCACCTGGTCAGGGTGCCCGAATTTTGATTCGTGGCATAAACTCCATCGATGCAACCCGCGATAACCAGCCACTTTTTGTGATCGATGGTGTTTTACTCGACAACAGCACATCTACTGGGACCACAAATTCAGGTGCGGATGGCCGGGGTATGACAAACCGGGCCGCCGATATTAACCCGGACGATGTTGAAACCATCAATATTCTGAAAGGGGGCGCTGCTACCGCTCTCTATGGCCTGCGTGGTGCCAATGGTGTGGTTGTAATAACAACCAAGTCGGGGAAAGCCGGTGCCTTGCGCGCTAATTATAGTGGTACGTACGGGTTTGAGAATGTCAATAAATACCCGGAAGTACAGGATAAATACACCATTGGCTGGCAGGGGCAATATGATCCGCACAGTTTCTGGCCCTCCTTTGGTCCTACCGTAGCCGATGCGATCAAGATTGACCCAACGCACCCGGCAAAACTGTACAATCAATTCAAGGACGCTTATAATACCGGGAAGCAGTTTCAGAACAACCTGTCTTTTTCAGGAGGTACGGATAAGATTAACTTCCTGTCGTCGATTTCGCATTTGACGCAGGATGGCATTATTCCCTTTACAAACTACGGGAAGTTATCGGTTCGGCTGAATACGAACGTCAAATTCAGTGACAAGTTCAGCACGGGCGTTAACCTGAATTACATCAACTCCGGGGGCGATCGGTACAACGCCGGGCGTTACAGCGAACTCCTGAGCTACTGGTCACCGCGCTATGATGTCCGGGATTATCTGAAGCCCGATGGCACCATGAATACATATTCGGGAGACAATGCGAACCCGATCTATACGGCCATGACCAACAAATTCAGAGACAACGTAAACCGCCTGATTGGTGGTGTAAACTTCGTTTATTCGCCGTTGAGCTGGCTTACGCTGAATTACCGGGCGGGTCTGGATACGTATTCCGACGATCGGCTTGGCACGGGTCCTGGCCCCACGGGTCTGACAGGCGAATACATATCGGAGGACAACGGATTGGGCTTCATCAATCAGTATCACACGAACTTCCGGGCGATTACCTCAACATTTGCGGCCAGTGCGACGCATAAATTTGGGTCTGATTTTAACACCACGCTACGGGTTGGACACGATTTGTATGACCGAAAAATTCGCGGGTTTGGTGCGGAAGGTACCGAACTGACCGTATACAACTATTTCGACCTGCGGAACGCCAAAACGGTGGTACCTACCCAAAGCGCCGAAGACTATCGCCTGATGGGGATATTTGGCGAGTTGACGATGGATTACAAAGATTACCTCTACCTGACGCTAACGGGTCGAAATGATATTACTTCCTCGCTTCAGGCACCGAACAATTCCTTCTTCTACCCGTCAGTGAGCCTTGGGTATTTGTTTTCGCAGCAGTTTAAGTTGCCCCAGTTTATCAGCCTGGGCAAACTGAGAGCGTCTTATGCCAAAATTGGGAAGGATGCCGCCCCCTACTCGACGGCTACCGGCTATGGGTCCTATCAGAGTTTGCCATCTGGTTTGACCGGATTCACAAGAGGCTACTTACTAGGAAATCCAAGTCTGCGACCAGAATTTACGGATACATTTGAAGGGGGGCTAGAAATGAGCTTTCTGAATAACCGCCTGGGCCTTGACCTGACCTATTACAACTCAACCAGTAAGGATCAGATCATTCAGGTGAATGTGTCGTCGGGGACAGGCTATGAAAAAGCAGCCATCAACTCGGGCCAGATGCGCAACCAGGGGATCGAACTGATCCTGCGGGGCACACCCGTCCGGAAGGGGAAACTGAGCTGGGACGTCAACTTGAACTTCTCGGCCAACCGGAATAAAATTCTTAGCATTCGGGAGGGGTTAACCGAAATAAGTTACGCCACGGAGTATGGCTATGCCAACTCGACGGTCACCATGAAACTGGTGCCAGGTCTGGCTTACGGAAATCTGTATGGCCGGAGCTACCAGCGATATTATGCCAATGCCGGCGAAGACAATGCCACGACGGTCGATAAAAGTCGCCCGATCGTAATTGGTGCCAATGGCTTCCCGGTTATCGATACCAAACAACGGTTGTTGGGCAATACGCAGCCAAAGTGGATTGGCGGTCTGACAAATACTGTACGGTATGGCAACTTCACGCTGACGGCTTTGATGGACGCCCGTGTGGGTCAGGATCGGTACAACCAGATGGGTAACTTCTTCTCGGCCTTTGGCATTGCTAAATACACTGAAGATCGCAACGACATCAAGGTATTTGATGGCGTGCTGGCCGACGGCACCAAAAATACGAAAGCGGTTTGGCTGGGACAGGGCAAAGGCCCGGACGGCGTAGACTACGGTAATGGATTCTATCGAAACGTACACCGGGGTGTGTCTGAAAACTTTATCGAAGATGCCTCCTGGGTTCGGATTCGCTCGGTTGGGTTGTCCTATAACCTACCGACATCGATACTCAAAAAATCATTTGTGAAAAGCGCACGTGTGGGCGTAACGGGTAATAACCTGGCCTTGTGGACCAAGTATACGGGCTATGATCCAGAAGCTACGACCACAAACAGCGGCAGCAATATAGACGGTTTCTCTGGCTTCACGTATCCGGCCGTACGAAGCTTCCTGTTCACGCTGAACGTTGGATTTTAA
- a CDS encoding SMP-30/gluconolactonase/LRE family protein: MAQRTTLLSVVSFLLLSFLIISCHRTSSKTSSADEAAVYQKLAAARVQLPNGWALTPPGQSVNLDDLPLNLVVSPSKKYLAVTNNGQSTQSITLLDAQTQQVLDTAKVSKAYLGLAFSADEKRLYASGGNDNKILVYTIDNGQLMPDEPILLAKPWPVKLSPTGLCVDDAKNRLYIVTKEDSALYVADTQTKKTLNRINLGKAAYTCLLSPDKNELFVSLWGGSGVLVINTNTLAITAKIATNKNPNDLLLTHDGKYLFVANGNDNTVALIDVAKRQVIETLTTSLFPNAPVGTTPNGLALSDDENTLYIANADNNCLAVFDVTRKGHSHSSGFIPTGWYPTSVKVLGSKILVTNGKGFSSKANPKGPNPVRSRASQQVGPNPQANAGPVQYIAGLFKGTLSIIDVPTVNVLAAYSRLVYANTPYTKSKEQRAEGEAGNPIPMRVGDKSPIKYVFYIIKENRTYDQVLGDMSEGNGDPALCLFPQKITPNQHALAKQFVLLDNFYVDAEVSADGHNWSSAAYANDYVEKNWVTSYGGRGGTYDYEGQKEIAHPRDGFIWDHCQRAGISFRSYGWFVDNKPNIKVLEGHNCPDFKGFDLAYQDTRREEVWEKDFDQLLAAGTLPKLNTVRFGNDHTSGARVGLPTPEAAVADNDLAVGRFVEHIAKSPIWKESVVFILEDDAQNGPDHVDAHRSIAFVAGGFVKRGYVDHTMYSTSGLLRTMELILGLKPMSQYDAAATPMWRCFAKTADSSPYVAQAAEVDISEKNVAVNSNSRRSSQFNLSRPDDIDDLVFSEIVWQTVRGSKSTMPAPRRGAFVRLGKKVDDDDDDDDD; this comes from the coding sequence ATGGCACAACGTACAACGCTTCTCTCCGTAGTAAGCTTCCTTCTTCTTTCGTTTCTGATTATCAGTTGTCATCGGACGAGCAGCAAAACCAGCTCAGCCGACGAAGCCGCTGTATACCAGAAGCTGGCTGCGGCTCGTGTTCAGCTTCCCAATGGCTGGGCCTTGACCCCACCAGGGCAAAGTGTCAACTTGGACGATTTGCCGCTAAACCTGGTCGTTTCTCCTTCCAAAAAATACCTGGCTGTTACAAACAATGGGCAGAGTACACAGAGTATTACGTTGCTGGATGCCCAAACGCAGCAAGTGCTGGATACGGCTAAAGTGAGCAAAGCCTACCTGGGGCTGGCGTTCAGTGCCGACGAAAAGCGGCTGTACGCGTCAGGCGGGAACGATAATAAAATCCTGGTTTATACCATTGACAACGGGCAACTAATGCCCGATGAACCGATTCTGCTGGCCAAACCCTGGCCCGTAAAGCTATCGCCAACGGGTCTGTGCGTCGACGATGCCAAAAACCGACTCTATATTGTCACCAAAGAAGACAGTGCCCTGTATGTTGCAGACACGCAGACCAAGAAGACACTCAACCGGATCAACCTTGGCAAAGCAGCTTATACCTGCCTGCTATCGCCGGATAAGAATGAGTTGTTTGTATCGCTCTGGGGCGGGTCCGGCGTGCTGGTGATCAACACGAATACCCTGGCTATAACGGCTAAGATTGCTACCAACAAAAACCCCAATGACCTGCTGCTCACCCACGACGGCAAGTATCTGTTTGTGGCCAATGGAAATGACAATACGGTTGCGCTGATCGATGTAGCAAAACGGCAGGTAATCGAAACGCTGACCACCTCGCTTTTCCCGAACGCGCCAGTCGGCACCACACCAAACGGGCTGGCTCTGAGCGATGACGAGAACACGCTCTACATCGCCAACGCCGACAACAACTGCCTGGCGGTGTTTGACGTAACCCGCAAAGGCCATAGCCACTCCAGCGGTTTTATTCCAACCGGCTGGTATCCAACGTCGGTCAAGGTTCTCGGCTCTAAAATTCTGGTCACCAACGGGAAAGGCTTTTCGTCGAAGGCAAACCCCAAAGGCCCAAATCCGGTGCGCTCGCGCGCATCGCAGCAGGTTGGGCCAAACCCACAGGCGAACGCTGGTCCCGTACAATACATCGCTGGATTGTTTAAAGGGACACTCTCCATTATCGACGTACCAACGGTTAATGTGCTAGCGGCCTATTCGCGGCTGGTTTATGCCAATACACCCTATACCAAAAGCAAGGAACAACGGGCTGAAGGCGAAGCGGGCAACCCAATTCCGATGCGGGTGGGCGATAAGTCACCCATCAAGTACGTGTTTTATATCATCAAGGAAAACAGGACCTACGACCAGGTTCTGGGCGACATGTCCGAAGGCAACGGCGATCCGGCACTTTGCCTATTCCCGCAAAAAATAACGCCTAATCAACACGCGCTGGCAAAGCAATTTGTGCTGCTGGATAACTTCTACGTCGATGCGGAAGTCAGTGCCGACGGACACAACTGGTCGTCGGCGGCTTATGCGAACGATTACGTCGAAAAAAACTGGGTGACCAGCTACGGCGGTCGGGGTGGTACGTATGATTATGAAGGCCAGAAAGAAATTGCGCACCCACGTGATGGATTCATCTGGGATCACTGTCAGCGGGCAGGCATCTCTTTCCGCAGTTACGGCTGGTTTGTGGATAATAAACCCAATATCAAGGTGCTGGAAGGTCATAATTGCCCCGATTTCAAAGGGTTCGACCTCGCCTATCAGGACACCAGGCGGGAGGAAGTATGGGAGAAAGATTTCGATCAGTTGCTGGCCGCCGGAACCTTGCCCAAACTAAACACTGTGCGGTTCGGAAACGACCATACATCGGGCGCTCGTGTTGGATTGCCAACCCCCGAAGCCGCCGTGGCCGACAATGATCTGGCCGTTGGCCGATTTGTCGAACATATAGCCAAAAGCCCTATCTGGAAAGAATCGGTCGTCTTCATTTTGGAAGATGATGCTCAGAATGGCCCCGACCACGTGGATGCTCACCGGTCCATTGCCTTTGTTGCCGGAGGCTTCGTGAAACGGGGTTACGTGGATCACACCATGTATTCGACCTCGGGATTACTTCGCACAATGGAGTTAATTCTAGGCCTCAAACCCATGAGCCAGTACGATGCCGCAGCTACGCCCATGTGGCGGTGCTTTGCCAAAACGGCGGATTCAAGCCCGTATGTAGCCCAGGCAGCCGAAGTCGATATCAGCGAGAAAAACGTAGCGGTCAACTCAAATTCAAGACGATCTTCTCAATTCAACCTCTCGCGTCCCGATGATATTGACGACCTTGTTTTCAGTGAAATCGTGTGGCAAACGGTACGAGGCTCCAAAAGTACAATGCCCGCTCCCCGCCGGGGTGCCTTCGTGCGGCTAGGGAAAAAGGTCGATGACGATGACGACGACGATGATGACTAA
- a CDS encoding glycoside hydrolase family 16 protein, which produces MSSYGFCQSAEVAASRPKTTWKLVWADEFTANGAPDPKNWTFENGFVRNNELQWYQPDNARCENGLLIIEGRREKRPNPAYQTNSTTWKTSRPSIDYTASSLTTKGLHQWQYGRFEMKARIDTHPGLWPAFWTLGVLGEWPSNGEIDIMEYYRNMLLANVAWATSKRYTAKWSSIKKPINTFYDPDWSAKFHIWRMDWDENAISLYVDDQLLNTISLAETINQDGTGTNPFRQPHYLLLNLAIGGDNGGDPSATSFPRQFVVDYVRVYQQ; this is translated from the coding sequence ATGAGCAGTTATGGATTTTGTCAATCAGCCGAGGTAGCGGCTTCCAGGCCAAAGACGACCTGGAAACTGGTTTGGGCCGATGAGTTTACGGCCAATGGGGCACCCGATCCGAAAAACTGGACGTTCGAAAACGGGTTTGTCCGAAACAATGAGCTTCAATGGTATCAGCCTGACAATGCCCGTTGCGAAAATGGACTGCTCATTATTGAAGGCCGACGGGAGAAGCGGCCTAACCCGGCTTATCAGACCAACAGCACAACCTGGAAAACCAGTCGACCCTCCATCGACTACACGGCATCCAGCCTAACAACGAAGGGCCTGCATCAGTGGCAATATGGGCGATTTGAGATGAAAGCCCGCATCGACACCCATCCGGGGTTATGGCCTGCTTTCTGGACGCTCGGCGTGCTGGGAGAGTGGCCATCGAACGGCGAAATCGACATTATGGAATATTACCGGAATATGCTGCTGGCCAATGTGGCCTGGGCAACCAGTAAACGGTATACAGCAAAATGGAGTAGTATAAAAAAGCCCATAAATACCTTTTATGATCCGGACTGGTCAGCCAAGTTTCACATCTGGCGCATGGACTGGGACGAAAACGCAATCAGCCTGTACGTTGATGATCAACTACTTAACACAATTTCATTAGCCGAGACCATCAATCAGGATGGCACCGGCACAAATCCGTTCCGACAGCCACATTACCTACTGCTGAACCTGGCCATTGGGGGCGATAACGGGGGTGACCCATCGGCGACCTCCTTTCCGAGACAGTTTGTGGTCGACTATGTACGGGTTTATCAGCAATAG